Sequence from the Cuniculiplasma divulgatum genome:
AGAAATCTTGGGATAACTGAAGCCACAGTGAGCTACAGGCTAAAGCAGCTTGAAGGCATGGTGGGTAACGAACTTTTCTCCCGTGATTCTAAGAAGCTTGAGATCACGCAGTTTGGCAAGGAATTTTACCCCGATGCCATACAGATCGTCTCCATAATCGATAGGTATTCCCGCAACCATGATACGAGCAGTACCCTTAAGACCATGAAGGTTTCGTCAGGAGAAATAGCCGCCATACATCTTTTGCCGGGACTCATAAAGAGCTTCAGGGATAAAAATACGGATATCTCTGTGGATATGGAGATCGGCAGTTCCTATGAAATCATTCAGAAACTTGTTGACGCCAAAACCGATGTTGGCTTCGCGGTCAGCCTTAGTTTTCCGGAGTTTCACTCCGTTCTTTCCAGGATGGGGGTAACCCAACTTACTGACATAGAGCTTATTTTCATTGCTCCTACTGGCTGCAAGTTCCTGGAAAGAAAAGTCCTGAAACCAAAGGATCTTGTCGTGATGCCTTATATTTCAAGGTATGGTAATTCCGGGGTGCAGGCTCAAATTGAAAAGATACTCCAGAATGCCGGAATGTCCGAAAGCGATCTTAACATTGTATTCAGGCTGGAAAATTCATCATCAGTAATAAATGCAGTCTCTGAGGGACTTGGCGTATCAATAGTGGCAATGGTGCAGGCTGAGAAGCATATCAAAAATGGATCCATAGGGTGGCTGCCAATTGATACTGATGTTAAAACAAGCCTCTATCTGGTAGACAGATGGAACGGAACAAATGAAACGGTAAACAGATTTGTCTCCTTTGTGAAGTTCTACATGGACAAATACCTTAATAAAAAATAGAAAATGGTGCAGATTCCTAAGACACCAGATATTTTTTTACTGTTGCTTCATTGAGATCTATCCCGAGTCCCTCAG
This genomic interval carries:
- a CDS encoding LysR family transcriptional regulator; amino-acid sequence: MNLDYLKVFVDLVNSGNMRKTARNLGITEATVSYRLKQLEGMVGNELFSRDSKKLEITQFGKEFYPDAIQIVSIIDRYSRNHDTSSTLKTMKVSSGEIAAIHLLPGLIKSFRDKNTDISVDMEIGSSYEIIQKLVDAKTDVGFAVSLSFPEFHSVLSRMGVTQLTDIELIFIAPTGCKFLERKVLKPKDLVVMPYISRYGNSGVQAQIEKILQNAGMSESDLNIVFRLENSSSVINAVSEGLGVSIVAMVQAEKHIKNGSIGWLPIDTDVKTSLYLVDRWNGTNETVNRFVSFVKFYMDKYLNKK